In the genome of Candoia aspera isolate rCanAsp1 chromosome 1, rCanAsp1.hap2, whole genome shotgun sequence, one region contains:
- the GREM1 gene encoding gremlin-1, which translates to MACTVSAVGVLLLFGLLLPSGEGSKRNRGSQGTIPSPDKDQPNDSEQTQQPPPPGSRPRGKEKAKPPSTEEVLESSQEALHVTERKYLKRDWCKTQPLKQTIHEEGCRSQTILNRFCYGQCNSFYIPRHVHREEGSFQSCSFCKPKKFTTMLVTLTCPDLQPPTKKKRITRVKECRCISIDLD; encoded by the coding sequence ATGGCTTgcacagtttctgctgttggtgtcCTCCTTTTGTTTGGTCTTCTGCTGCCCTCAGGAGAGGGCAGCAAGAGGAACCGTGGCTCACAAGGAACCATCCCTTCTCCTGACAAAGACCAGCCCAATGACTCCGAGCAGACCCAGCAGCCGCCACCACCAGGCTCCAGACCCCGCGGTAAGGAGAAAGCCAAACCTCCATCTACTGAAGAGGTGCTGGAATCGAGCCAAGAGGCGTTGCATGTCACGGAACGGAAGTACCTGAAAAGGGATTGGTGCAAAACACAGCCACTCAAGCAAACTATCCATGAGGAAGGCTGCAGAAGCCAAACCATCCTGAACAGATTCTGTTACGGCCAGTGCAATTCATTCTACATCCCGAGGCATGTCCACAGAGAGGAAGGTTCCTTCCAATCATGTTCATTCTGCAAACCAAAGAAATTCACCACCATGTTGGTTACGCTGACCTGCCCAGACCTGCAACCTCCAACCAAGAAAAAGAGGATCACACGAGTTAAAGAATGCCGCTGTATATCCATAGACTTGGACTAG